Part of the Phycisphaerae bacterium genome, CATTCAAATTGTCAGGAGAAAGGTATGAAGAAAGGCGATCGACTCAGGCGGCGGTTGGCCCTGACATGGAGCCGTGCAATCACTCAGCGCCGACGGCGGCACTACCGCGCGAAGTGACGCATGGAAACTGGCGACATCGAGAATCCGGACGGAGGTCGTCGAGTTCACCGGCGGCGGAATGGACGGCGAATCGCACGTGCAGACATTGAATCGAGTTTCGCCCGGCCGGTCCGCCTGATCCGATCGCCGGTTCCGGCTGTCCGCACTGCCGGGCGCAGGCTTGCAACCGCAGGCACATGACACATTCGTCGCGCAGCAGCAGCATGCCGTGGCCGCCTCCATCTTGGCCGATCGAGAGATGGGTGTGTTCGGCAGGACCGACACAAGAGCCAGGAGATGGGCGATCAGAATTCGCATCCCATTAGATTACCCAAATGACGGGCTGATTCAAAGGCTGAGATTGGTTCCATCCCGGCCCGGAACGATCAATTTCCGATGGGTTGACGCCGTGCAACCGCAGTGTATTCTTTCGAGTCTGCTTAGTGCGGAATGCAACGCACCAACGCACCGCCGAATGTAAGAGGCTAACCCCCATCGGCGAACGTATAAGAACTTGGCCGGGCGTGTGTCCGAGTGGCCAAAGGAGACGGGCTGTAAACCCGTTGGCTTACGCCTACGCTGGTTCGAATCCAGCCGCGCCCATGAAAGAAATACACGAATTTCCGGTGTCCCCCGCCGCGCGTTCTGCGGCGACGCCCATTCTCGCATGAGGATGAATCTCCCCAACCAGATTACGGTCGGCCGATTCTTCCTGGCGGTGATCGTCCTCATTCTGCTCGCCTCGTTTTCATGGGACCAGCGCGAATCGCAGCGATGGATGATTCATGCCGCATTCTGGCTGTTCATCGTCGCGGCGCTGTCCGACATCCTCGACGGGTATCTCGCCCGCCGGCAAAACCAGGTCACGGCTTTTGGCCGAATTCTCGACCCCTTCGCCGACAAGATGCTGGTCCTTGGCTCGTACATTCTTCTTCTCGGCAGCGGTTTTCGAGACGCTTCCGGTGCCATCGTTACGGGCCTTTCCGCGTGGATGGTTGTGATTGTGGTGGCACGCGAGCTGCTCGTTTCAGGACTTCGCGGATTCAGCGAGGCCAAGGGCAAGGCGTTCGGCGCGAATTGGTGGGGCAAGATCAAAATGCTGCTACAGAGCATCTGTCTGGGTTGGATCCTGCAAAGCATGAGCGGCCTGCGCGATTGCGGAGCATTCGTCTCGGCCCGCCCCTATGCGATCTACACGATGGTACTCTTCACGGCGCTCAGTGCCGTCAGCTATGTCCTTGCTTCGCGCGAAGCCCTGATGGAGCAGTCGCGTGACTGACCTGTTCAAGGCCGTAATTCTCGGCATCATCGAGGGCTTGACCGAGTTCGTTCCAGTGTCAAGTACGGGACACCTCGTGCTTGCCATGCCCTGGCTGGGCATCGACGAAAACGCACCACCCTGGAAGGCGTTCCTGTATTTCATTCAAATTGGTGCGATCCTTGCCGTACTCATCTACTTCGCCAGGCCCCTCGTTCGCGAGCTGCTTTCAAAGCCGAGTCGCGGCTGGACGTCGCACATGATGACCAAGATTGTCATCGGCGTCATTCCCGGCGGTCTGGCGGGCGTGCTGCTGAATGACTACATGGAGAACCTTTTGGAGTGGGAGGCGCCGGTGGCGGTCGCGCTGATCGTCGGAGGCGTCGCGATGTGGGGCATCGAATCACGGTTCCGCCGGGAAGAGGGGCCGACCGTGGAAACAATGACAATTCGCCAGGCGCTGTACGTCGGCCTCGCCCAGTGCGTCGCGATTGTCCCCGGCACCAGCCGATCCATGGCCACGATCATGGGCGGCTTGATCGTCGGGCTTCCGGCCGCCACGGCGGCGCAGTTTTCTTTCTATCTCGCGATCCCGATACTATTCGGAGCCGGGCTGCTCCGCGTCATCAAGCATCCGGAGGCGATCGTCGGCAATCATTTATATGTGATGCTCGTCGGGTTCTTCGTTTCATTCGTCGTGGCGTGGTTCGTGGTGGCGGGTTTCATGCGGTATATCCAGCGACGGAGTCTGAAGCCGTTTGCGATTTATCGCATCCTGCTTGGAGTCGCGGTGCTGGCCGTGTGGCTGATCAGCGGCTGAACGCCTCCCCCTGCCGGCAGCACCCTCCAACCTGCAAGTCGCAGTGACCCAAATCCAGAAAAAATCCAGATTCGTCAGTCCGCGGGCGCCGCCTCGTACGTGCTAAATGCGGGTAGTGTGAAATTTTTACGCACGAAGACTAACCTTTGGGGTGAGGCGAGGTCTATGGATAGGTCCGATCCGCGGGGATCGGCCCTCCGTTCGATGCGACGATCGGCACGCCGGAGGGTTCTCATTTCACAGTTCTGAACAAGGAGAAACGAACATGATCGCTGGCAAATGGAAACTGGCATTGGGAGTGGCGGCCGCCGTCCTCATGATGGCTGCTTTCAATCCCGCTGAGGCCCGGGCGGGAGATCATCACCGCCGAAGCCGCTCGTTCGGAGTGTATTACAACTCCGGGTATCGCGGTGACTGCGCGCCACGTGGCGGCTACTATCGCTCCGGCTACGTCAGTCGAAGCTACGGTGGCTTTGGTGGGTACTACGGCGGATACAGCTACCGGAGCTACGGCTACAGCTCATGTGGGCCGCGATACTACGCACCTCGGCCGATTTGCGCGCCGCGGATCGTCTATTCGCGCCCCGGCTGCTGGTAATTCGACAACCTTCAATCAGAAGCGATCAGATCGACCTTTGTTGAAAATCGGCGCGTCCGATGACTTTCAGTCATCGGTAGCTCCGATAAAAAGACTGGGCGAGCCGCCGAGACATTCGACGGCTCGCCCTTCTTGCATTATGGCATGCAGCATTTGGTACATGAAACAGCCCCGCCGACACCATGCCGGAGGGGCTGTTCCAATTCGCAATTCATGCCGCCTTTACAGGCCGAAGATCGCGAGAACCGCGTTAATCACTCCACTAACGACACCCCAGAGATCCCCAAAGATGCCCTGAAGTAACGCAATTAAGTCGCTGACTACCGGAATCATGCAAGTCTCCTCATTGAGCCCGGATCGCTGCAATGTTCCGACACATCGTCGGAAGCACAAATAGGGTTAACGGCAAAAATCATGCCAAAACCACAGTTGCGACTCCTATCGATGGCGAAGGCCTTATTATGGAAACCAATGGGTATTTCTACCCATACTACCGATACAAAATGACTGGTTAGCACCCAATCCACGGTCTCCTGGATCTGCAAACTCCAGAATTAACGATCCTTAATCTATTTTTGACAGATGATTGAGTACTCCGGACCGATCGCAATCGTGGTCATGTTAGCCGTCATCTCGAGATCTGGAATCAGGTCATTCGCGATAACTGCGTAATAATACCCGATTAAGAGCCGGCTGATATTCTGATCGGGTCCAAAGTCAATAATCCGGACATTATTCCGCCGGGAGAGGTACTTCCCACCCAGAAAGGTCAGCTTCAGGTTATATCCATTCCGGCAGATACACGCGACGTCCCGGCTTTCCGGTAGCTCAAGAGCCAACTGACTGGCAAATCGTGTAGCGTCGCTCATCCGCTTGCACGACTTTTGTTCCATGACGGGCATGGATGCGACGACCTGGGTCCATTCTGCAACGCAGAGAAGCAGGATTGCTGTCGCCGCACTTCGACCGACCCAGGCCCGTCGAGGCATGACCCGACTTAAGAGCGCAATTCCGAACCAGAGGATTACGCCCAGAATGATCGGCGTCAGCGGCACGAGCAATCGAACACCCTCGTCCCATGGCCAAAGTGAAAGCACCCCGAGTACTACCAGCAGGTACGCCTCGGTCGGACTTCGATACCGAAGCACCCGATACCCCGCCACCGCAATAACGATCAGCGCGACAAGGGCCGTGGTGATGCCGGCCCACGGCTTTTGAAATGCCCGCCAAAGAAGCTGATTGGGGATCACTGCACGTTTCAAATCGGCCAGTCGGTCGCCGCCGAATCGAATCAACCGCTGCCCCTGAAGCGTCAGACCGGTTGCAGTGGTCTGCTCCGCGGCGCGCGGTTGGAACCACATTCGACCGTAGCCATCCTGATCCGCGTATGCGCTCTGACGGATGTGCCACATTGCCGGCATCGACGACGCGGTGAGCAGAAAGATCAAAATCGCAATAAGTCGGTCCCGCTTTGGCAGCCTGAAGTTCGTCAATATCACGATCGCACCGATCGGCACGAGCGCCGCGCCGATCGTTCGCACCATCACGGCGACTCCCGCGAGCGCGCCACACACCGCGTGTGCGCGCCAGCGCGGCATCCGGGCTCGACCCATTCGGTCTATGAGGATCAGCACGCCCAGTTCGATTGGCAGAAACACCATCTCGGACAGGCAAGTTGCGGCCTGAAGGAGCATCGGCCCATTCAATGAAACGAGCAAGCCAACCAGCGATGCCGCGCGCCGGCCGAGCATGGGCGTCAGCAGCACCGCTGACAGTACCGACGTCGCGATGAAACAGATCGCAAGCAGCAAACGAATGGCTAACAAAGGTGGATCGCCAAAAAGGAGGAGCGGCGTCAGCAGAACCGGGAAACCCGGCGGCCGCATCAAGTAGGCATCGGGGAAACGCCCCGATTCATAGAGAGATCGGGCCGATGTGAGGTAATCGAAGCTATCCGGTGTAAGTGAACACCATCCGCCAAGGGTCGGCCAGATTGTGACAACCGACAACAGCATCGCCGGCAGCCATACAGGAATCCGATCGATCGTTGCGACGGCCGGCCGGAATGTGTCGCCGGCGGCTTCCGCGTGCCGCCCATTCGCGGCCGTGTGCCTCCTGGCGCCCGGCGTCGCGCCCTTTAGACTGATGACCGTCGCGTTTTCGTACAAATGAGCTCCGCATCCGGCGATCGTTTTCAGGCGACTTGAACGCTCGCCCACTCAGCCGCAGCCACCCTCATTCATCGGCAGACCAGCAGACCGTCTGATATGCCGACCCGGATGCTCTGCGTAATTTCCGGTCAGAGGACGGAGTCTAGCCCGTAATGGCGACTAGAATGATGCTCGAACATGGCAAGCGGAGAATTCATCGATGATTGATCATGCCCGGATTCAGACTCTAGGCCAGCTCAAAGCGGCCGGCTGGAAATCAAAGTCTGTCAAGCAAGAACTGCATGACAACCTGCTCCGCCTGCTTGCCGCTCGCGAAGACTTGTTTCCCGGCATCATCGGCTATTCGGACACGGTCATACCGGAGATCTGCATCGCCCTCCTCGCCAGGCACGACATGCTCTTTCTGGGTGAGAAAGGCCAAGCCAAAAGCCGCCTCATGCGCGGGCTGATCCGCCTGCTCGATCCATACATCCCCTATGTCGCTGGAAGCGAATTGCATGACGATCCGCTGCACCCGATGACCAGGCAAGCCAGGCGATTGATCGCCGCAGAGGGTGACGCAACGCCGATTGCGTGGTGGCCTCGGGAGGAGCGATACGCCGAACGACTGGCGCCCGGCACGAAGTTCGCCGACCTGATCGGGGAAATCGATCCCTCCAAGCTTGCGGCCGGCACCAGCATGAGCGCTGAGGACGCGCTCCATTTCGGCCTGATCCCGCGAATGCACCGCGGCATCTTTGCGATGAACGAGGTTCCCGAGCTGGACGAGCTCGTCCAGGTCGGCCTGTTCAATATCCTCGAAGAGCGCGATGTTCAGATTC contains:
- the pgsA gene encoding CDP-diacylglycerol--glycerol-3-phosphate 3-phosphatidyltransferase; its protein translation is MRMNLPNQITVGRFFLAVIVLILLASFSWDQRESQRWMIHAAFWLFIVAALSDILDGYLARRQNQVTAFGRILDPFADKMLVLGSYILLLGSGFRDASGAIVTGLSAWMVVIVVARELLVSGLRGFSEAKGKAFGANWWGKIKMLLQSICLGWILQSMSGLRDCGAFVSARPYAIYTMVLFTALSAVSYVLASREALMEQSRD
- a CDS encoding undecaprenyl-diphosphate phosphatase, which encodes MTDLFKAVILGIIEGLTEFVPVSSTGHLVLAMPWLGIDENAPPWKAFLYFIQIGAILAVLIYFARPLVRELLSKPSRGWTSHMMTKIVIGVIPGGLAGVLLNDYMENLLEWEAPVAVALIVGGVAMWGIESRFRREEGPTVETMTIRQALYVGLAQCVAIVPGTSRSMATIMGGLIVGLPAATAAQFSFYLAIPILFGAGLLRVIKHPEAIVGNHLYVMLVGFFVSFVVAWFVVAGFMRYIQRRSLKPFAIYRILLGVAVLAVWLISG